Proteins encoded in a region of the Methanofollis tationis genome:
- a CDS encoding nucleotide-binding protein — protein sequence MEIRNTNVRISAVSLAVAAFFIVLVLVTFVITGNRTILIWGIPTIILLFVIPLALNYMSQSQYADLVPVYEQEAKDVRIKTINESMLGKPVRIRGVVERSMFRFLNRPQYLVADKSGEISVKMFTSPQEDVKKGDVVEVLGIIIRRYVATGEPVVNCVSIRKIKPQEK from the coding sequence ATGGAAATCAGAAACACCAATGTGCGGATTTCGGCCGTTTCCCTGGCCGTCGCCGCATTTTTTATCGTTCTTGTCCTGGTGACATTCGTCATCACCGGCAACCGCACAATTCTCATCTGGGGCATCCCGACGATCATCCTGCTCTTCGTCATACCGCTGGCGCTCAACTACATGAGCCAGAGCCAGTATGCCGACCTGGTCCCGGTCTATGAACAGGAGGCAAAGGACGTCAGGATCAAGACGATCAACGAGAGTATGCTGGGCAAACCGGTCAGGATCCGCGGTGTCGTCGAACGATCGATGTTCCGTTTCCTGAACAGGCCGCAGTACCTCGTCGCCGACAAGAGCGGCGAGATCTCGGTGAAGATGTTCACGTCGCCGCAGGAAGACGTCAAAAAAGGCGACGTCGTCGAAGTGCTCGGTATTATCATCCGTCGTTATGTGGCAACCGGCGAACCGGTGGTCAACTGCGTCTCGATCAGGAAGATAAAGCCGCAAGAAAAGTAA
- a CDS encoding ATP-binding protein — protein MMNLHAIETEGAAFRLIGTSVLSYRFIVPHDELLCVGDLLKIQDGVKGLAFFGKVTDILHDCNFADPKWDTRPYTRQFYQMGEDVFLGVDAVPLGYLDREKKFRRPNTIPAKFSQVSVATADDLGFLRGLMGEIEVGVMKTGQGVLEGVPVALHARVMAQHMGVFATTGMGKSNFMKVFSASCMREKQFGLLIVDPHGEYAAGGRSSTGESTKGLIHYTAGRDGLAVFTISDENVKKYSFSRLRLEYDDVRASDLNLLFDHSDAQRDVLELLEDVNGAELIGFFQETDFETFDPAKEATYPKNHKATAEHLRGFHPGTLKVIARHVQILTRTNAAFLKPSGSAIEEIVDALEENRVVLIDIPKMGERSELFALSVITRRIMQRHREWGVAREEEPPQVLIAIEEAQRVLGAGGRRTQIFREAAMEGRKFGVGLCVVTQQPKNIDPRVLAQLNTFVVMGLGDRGDRDIVASSAKQDLSRMDTEIQTLDTGEAVISTLKIPFPVSTRIHLFDEYIARLNRERRSSLDEGLHRGFS, from the coding sequence ATGATGAATTTGCACGCTATTGAAACAGAAGGCGCCGCCTTCAGGCTGATCGGCACCAGCGTCCTCTCGTACCGTTTCATCGTCCCCCACGACGAACTCCTCTGCGTCGGCGACCTCCTGAAAATCCAGGACGGGGTCAAAGGGCTCGCCTTTTTCGGGAAGGTCACCGACATCCTCCACGACTGCAACTTCGCCGACCCGAAGTGGGACACGCGGCCCTATACGAGGCAGTTCTACCAGATGGGCGAGGACGTCTTCCTGGGCGTCGACGCCGTCCCCCTCGGCTACCTCGACCGGGAGAAGAAGTTCAGGCGGCCAAACACGATCCCGGCGAAGTTCTCCCAGGTCTCGGTCGCCACCGCAGACGACCTCGGATTCCTGCGCGGCCTGATGGGCGAGATCGAGGTCGGGGTGATGAAGACCGGGCAGGGCGTCCTGGAAGGCGTACCGGTCGCCCTCCACGCGCGGGTGATGGCCCAGCACATGGGCGTGTTTGCGACGACCGGGATGGGGAAGAGCAACTTCATGAAGGTTTTCTCTGCCTCGTGCATGAGGGAGAAGCAGTTCGGGCTCCTGATCGTCGACCCGCACGGGGAGTACGCCGCCGGGGGGCGCTCATCGACCGGGGAATCGACGAAAGGGCTTATCCACTACACGGCCGGGAGGGACGGGCTCGCCGTCTTCACGATCAGTGATGAGAACGTGAAGAAATACTCGTTCTCCAGGCTCAGACTCGAGTACGACGACGTGCGGGCCTCCGACCTCAACCTTCTCTTCGATCACTCTGACGCCCAGCGGGACGTGCTCGAACTCCTCGAGGACGTGAACGGCGCAGAGTTGATCGGTTTCTTCCAGGAGACCGACTTCGAGACCTTCGACCCGGCAAAAGAGGCGACGTATCCAAAAAATCATAAAGCGACTGCCGAACATCTCCGCGGCTTCCACCCGGGCACCCTGAAGGTGATCGCCCGCCACGTCCAGATCCTCACCAGGACGAACGCCGCCTTCTTAAAGCCCTCGGGCTCGGCGATCGAGGAGATCGTCGACGCCCTGGAGGAGAACCGGGTCGTCCTCATCGACATCCCGAAGATGGGCGAGCGCAGCGAGCTCTTCGCCCTCTCGGTGATCACCCGGCGGATCATGCAGCGCCACCGCGAGTGGGGCGTCGCACGCGAAGAGGAGCCCCCGCAGGTGCTCATCGCCATCGAGGAGGCGCAGCGGGTGCTCGGGGCCGGCGGGCGGCGGACGCAGATCTTCCGCGAGGCGGCGATGGAGGGGCGGAAGTTCGGCGTCGGCCTCTGCGTCGTCACCCAGCAGCCAAAGAACATCGACCCCCGCGTGCTTGCCCAGTTAAACACCTTCGTGGTGATGGGGCTCGGCGACCGCGGCGACCGCGATATCGTCGCGAGCAGCGCAAAACAGGACCTCTCCCGCATGGACACCGAGATCCAGACCCTCGACACCGGCGAGGCGGTGATCTCCACGCTGAAGATACCCTTCCCGGTGAGCACCAGGATCCATCTCTTCGACGAGTATATTGCGCGGCTGAACAGGGAGAGACGATCGTCACTCGATGAAGGACTGCACCGGGGCTTTTCCTAG
- a CDS encoding formate/nitrite transporter family protein — protein sequence MVFHPPVAIVAKAGDAGKYKTSLPAWNMILRGFMSGAYIAMGAGLATVCFTGAAPLLGAGMAKLILGAVFPVGLIITVLTGAELFTGDAMLAPMAAFIHKISWANVINLWIWVYIGNLIGSIVYAYIMAMGPLTSWNAAGVGAANVFGVSAVSIAVGKISYFSAPAVWSLFLKAIGCNWLVNLAILLGICADDAVGKFFGIWFPIMAFVSTGFEHCVANMYFIPAGILTAPYLSAEQAAGIGANLQQLSWVTMWTNNIIVVTIGNIVGGLLFVGVIYWVAFKKEIAALK from the coding sequence ATGGTGTTCCATCCTCCAGTAGCAATTGTCGCAAAGGCGGGTGACGCAGGGAAGTACAAGACCTCCCTCCCCGCATGGAACATGATCCTGAGAGGGTTCATGTCAGGAGCCTACATCGCCATGGGTGCCGGTCTGGCAACCGTCTGTTTCACAGGCGCTGCCCCGCTCCTGGGTGCAGGTATGGCGAAGCTGATCCTGGGTGCCGTCTTCCCCGTAGGGCTTATCATCACCGTCCTTACCGGTGCAGAACTCTTCACCGGTGACGCGATGCTCGCCCCGATGGCTGCGTTTATCCACAAGATCTCCTGGGCTAACGTGATCAACCTCTGGATCTGGGTCTATATCGGCAACCTCATCGGCTCGATCGTCTACGCCTACATCATGGCGATGGGCCCCCTGACCAGCTGGAACGCCGCAGGTGTCGGCGCCGCGAACGTCTTTGGCGTGAGCGCTGTCAGCATTGCGGTGGGCAAGATATCGTACTTCAGCGCTCCAGCCGTATGGTCGCTCTTCCTCAAGGCGATCGGTTGTAACTGGCTCGTCAACCTGGCCATCCTCCTCGGCATCTGCGCCGACGACGCGGTAGGCAAGTTCTTCGGCATCTGGTTCCCGATCATGGCCTTCGTTTCCACCGGGTTCGAGCACTGTGTCGCAAACATGTACTTCATACCGGCAGGCATTCTGACCGCACCCTACCTGAGTGCCGAACAGGCCGCAGGTATCGGTGCCAACCTCCAGCAGCTCAGCTGGGTGACCATGTGGACCAACAACATCATCGTCGTTACCATCGGCAACATCGTTGGTGGCCTGCTCTTCGTCGGCGTCATCTACTGGGTCGCCTTCAAGAAAGAGATCGCGGCACTCAAGTAA
- a CDS encoding GNAT family N-acetyltransferase: protein MEVLADSSVLHRLKKEHIGSAAEMLARAFWQDSKMDYFVPDEGNRLKIARHHFEFLLRYGLIYGEVYTTSPHFEGVAVWLPQKNVEITLWRALRAGLFRFRKGVGKEALERILSFSDYLDTLHRRHMPGPHHYLFFIGVDPTCQGKGYASRLIRPVLARLDGEGLPCYLVTQNEQNVALYEHYGFRVIEKSLIPGTEVESWAMVREAGLNRS from the coding sequence ATGGAAGTTCTGGCTGATTCCAGCGTTCTCCACCGCCTCAAAAAGGAGCATATTGGCTCTGCCGCGGAGATGCTCGCCCGGGCATTCTGGCAGGACTCGAAGATGGACTATTTTGTTCCGGACGAAGGGAACCGTCTGAAGATCGCACGCCATCACTTCGAGTTCCTCCTCAGGTACGGCCTGATCTACGGAGAAGTCTATACGACCTCGCCGCACTTTGAGGGTGTCGCCGTCTGGCTCCCACAGAAAAATGTGGAAATCACCCTCTGGAGGGCCCTTCGGGCAGGGCTCTTCCGGTTCAGGAAGGGGGTTGGAAAAGAGGCCCTGGAACGTATTCTCTCCTTCTCAGACTACCTCGACACCCTCCACCGCCGGCATATGCCCGGTCCCCACCACTACCTCTTCTTCATCGGCGTCGACCCGACCTGCCAGGGAAAAGGGTATGCGAGCCGCCTGATCCGCCCGGTGCTCGCCCGCCTGGATGGGGAGGGGCTCCCCTGCTATCTCGTCACTCAAAACGAGCAGAATGTAGCGCTGTACGAGCACTACGGCTTTCGGGTGATCGAAAAGAGTCTCATCCCGGGAACAGAGGTGGAGAGCTGGGCGATGGTGCGGGAGGCAGGACTCAACCGGTCCTGA
- a CDS encoding DNA double-strand break repair nuclease NurA, with protein MSPVEPGDVAAVLAWMAHIRPSDLAERFAACGGFDASSYLPCPPACPGHIAAVDGSNAEVLASGSFSVAVVRAVEVTYRRGRRAHAGESPLRAFRIGPERENPAYADLYAECFDGALPARSLENEDRSEAAATLRDTLEYWVARRLAESLDAGDVLLLDGALRVGHESHRPVLMEILRKAAGRGVLVAAVTKAAAATWGNGIPLVPAAAALARRLGVAGPWYLEVPATLGDAVRHREWDFSATYVACLHPGSPHPFKVDLPVGTSPEEATRTFSALAAYADDGRVTGYPFPLFDAHRMAAITADQTEFVKQQVIGAMSGRGMTEREYQELFGDMHDEFARY; from the coding sequence GTGAGCCCGGTCGAGCCCGGGGACGTTGCCGCCGTCCTTGCATGGATGGCGCATATCCGCCCCTCCGACCTTGCCGAACGCTTCGCCGCCTGCGGCGGGTTCGACGCCTCGTCCTATCTCCCCTGCCCCCCTGCATGCCCCGGGCACATCGCTGCGGTGGACGGGAGCAATGCCGAGGTGCTGGCCTCGGGGAGTTTCTCGGTGGCGGTGGTGCGGGCGGTCGAGGTCACCTACCGCAGGGGAAGGAGGGCGCATGCCGGGGAGAGCCCGCTCAGGGCCTTTCGGATCGGGCCTGAACGGGAAAACCCGGCATATGCCGATCTCTATGCAGAATGCTTCGACGGCGCCCTTCCGGCACGATCCCTCGAGAACGAGGACCGTTCAGAGGCCGCCGCCACCCTGCGCGACACCCTGGAGTACTGGGTCGCACGCCGCCTCGCAGAGAGCCTGGACGCCGGCGACGTCCTCCTCCTGGACGGCGCCCTCAGGGTGGGCCACGAGAGCCACCGCCCGGTCTTGATGGAGATCCTGAGGAAGGCCGCCGGGCGCGGCGTCCTGGTGGCGGCGGTGACCAAGGCGGCGGCGGCGACCTGGGGGAACGGCATCCCCCTCGTCCCGGCCGCCGCGGCGCTGGCTCGCCGGCTCGGCGTCGCGGGCCCATGGTACCTCGAGGTTCCGGCCACCCTGGGCGACGCCGTGCGCCACCGGGAGTGGGACTTTAGCGCCACCTATGTCGCCTGCCTCCACCCCGGATCGCCGCACCCCTTCAAGGTGGACCTGCCGGTCGGCACCTCGCCTGAGGAGGCGACCAGGACATTCTCGGCCCTTGCCGCCTATGCCGACGACGGGCGGGTCACCGGTTACCCCTTTCCCCTCTTCGACGCCCACCGCATGGCCGCGATCACTGCCGATCAGACGGAGTTCGTGAAGCAGCAGGTGATCGGGGCGATGTCGGGACGGGGCATGACAGAGCGCGAATACCAGGAATTGTTCGGAGATATGCATGATGAATTTGCACGCTATTGA
- a CDS encoding AAA family ATPase, which translates to MLLHRLVMRNFKRYREEEIRFADGITGIVGNNGAGKSTIVEAVVFALYGLQGGSGGAYIVSSFAGKKERCEVRLDFSVGGVEYAVTRTYRRTETSVQHDAALFMEGAHLAEGVSDVARQVRRILGMGPEDFRHTVFAAQKDLLSLLDRQPGKRKEWFMRVLGIDHLRDEGLAALKERLDLVERDLDGIGGRLAEVDEEATAVRLAETDVQMREAEAAIADTDAALSRAEEEARVLVERLRTLEEEERLHLRLLEGRQAAEREVARFKGDEERRSAEIRACSALLAECETLAAAEERDHEILEAFDAAEERRQVYERCAERFQTLLSAAGETKQRLEGLDAALARLDADAELVERLRPAVERLGEVRRCLAEERGREARHRDLQAGIGAAAERVRGIERTLAALDAEILGLAGKQDELDRLAPEIAGSEGLSAVAAHMQEIARLLPEIGAEEQAIAGLREDLSRLQGEGEAPGEIEAAIEGVQAALGTVSEELARAVAESERLNAAHEDLVREIEALMAIGPDSPCPTCHRPLHDHYDRLLADLTGKAGETLAEIRALDARARDLTGERDHLAARQKALAAAARAAGERTREIAVLEEGVRARGERIKALKQAVDVEEERLDALGSPGYDTERHRLVKERCADLEAMKGRFDRLSGECTALPDKIREREGLVQDAEAARAGIERALAECEALGFNPERMSALQEEEVGLEETWKEYLAAETRLAGRAAIEEERAAVLSRFEEQRRAMQACSTAMEEIGHDEERHSLLRKEAGAARARRDRHVEVKIATGHLPALEGELAAVKGALCEAEERLRETGARILALGFDPAVLQAVQEETKRVGERCAALREDLAGKRRDLAHREEVRVDLAARLERAHSLKGQAAALQTEREHLKLARSLISEYAAYLLGVVRGRLEGVVGEVLGEITDGRYDTVFIDEDFTPLINDMGADYPAERFSGGEQDDIAIALRIALSRYLAEVRGVQDATVLIFDEIFGSQDEERRANLIRALRTQEAHFPQIFLISHVGEVQEEFETTLRVEAGPGPESHVEASE; encoded by the coding sequence ATGCTCCTGCATAGGCTGGTCATGCGCAACTTCAAGCGCTACCGAGAGGAGGAGATCAGGTTTGCCGACGGGATCACCGGGATCGTCGGGAACAACGGGGCGGGGAAGAGCACGATCGTGGAGGCGGTCGTCTTCGCCCTGTACGGCCTCCAGGGCGGGAGCGGCGGCGCCTATATCGTCTCCTCGTTTGCCGGCAAAAAGGAGCGCTGCGAGGTCCGCCTCGATTTCTCGGTCGGCGGCGTGGAGTATGCGGTGACGCGGACCTACCGGCGGACCGAGACCTCGGTCCAGCACGACGCCGCCCTCTTCATGGAGGGTGCGCATCTCGCCGAGGGGGTGAGCGACGTCGCCCGCCAGGTGAGGCGGATCCTGGGGATGGGGCCGGAGGACTTCAGGCACACGGTGTTTGCCGCCCAGAAAGACCTCCTCTCCCTCCTGGACCGGCAGCCGGGCAAGCGGAAGGAGTGGTTCATGCGCGTGCTCGGGATCGACCACCTCAGGGACGAGGGGCTCGCCGCCCTGAAGGAGCGGCTCGATCTGGTCGAGCGCGACCTCGACGGGATCGGCGGGCGGCTGGCTGAGGTCGATGAGGAGGCGACGGCCGTGCGGCTGGCGGAGACCGACGTGCAGATGCGCGAGGCCGAAGCCGCCATTGCAGATACAGACGCCGCCCTCTCCCGCGCGGAGGAGGAGGCGAGGGTGCTCGTCGAGCGCCTCCGCACCCTCGAAGAAGAGGAGCGCCTCCATCTCCGCCTCCTCGAGGGGCGGCAGGCGGCAGAGCGCGAGGTGGCGAGGTTTAAGGGTGATGAGGAGCGGCGTTCGGCAGAGATCAGGGCCTGTTCAGCACTCCTTGCCGAGTGCGAGACGCTCGCCGCCGCGGAAGAGAGGGATCATGAGATCCTGGAGGCGTTCGACGCCGCCGAAGAGCGGCGGCAGGTCTACGAGCGCTGTGCCGAACGGTTCCAGACCCTTCTCTCCGCGGCCGGGGAGACAAAGCAGCGGCTCGAAGGTCTCGATGCCGCCCTGGCGCGGCTCGACGCCGACGCGGAGCTGGTCGAGAGGCTGCGGCCTGCGGTGGAGCGGCTGGGTGAGGTGCGGCGGTGTCTTGCAGAGGAGCGGGGGAGAGAGGCGCGGCACCGCGATCTCCAGGCCGGGATCGGTGCCGCCGCGGAGCGGGTGCGCGGGATCGAGCGCACTCTTGCCGCGCTTGATGCCGAGATCCTGGGCCTTGCCGGGAAGCAGGACGAACTCGATCGACTGGCCCCGGAGATTGCCGGCTCCGAAGGGCTCTCTGCCGTGGCGGCGCATATGCAGGAGATCGCCCGGCTCTTGCCCGAGATCGGGGCCGAGGAGCAGGCGATCGCAGGGCTCAGGGAGGACCTCAGCAGGCTGCAGGGGGAGGGAGAGGCACCCGGCGAGATCGAGGCGGCGATCGAGGGGGTGCAGGCTGCGCTCGGCACCGTCTCCGAAGAACTAGCCAGGGCGGTGGCCGAGAGTGAGAGGCTCAACGCGGCGCACGAGGATCTGGTCAGGGAGATCGAAGCCCTCATGGCGATCGGTCCCGACTCGCCCTGCCCCACCTGCCACCGCCCGCTCCACGACCACTACGACCGCCTCCTCGCCGACCTCACCGGGAAGGCCGGGGAGACCCTCGCCGAGATCAGGGCCCTGGATGCACGGGCCCGGGACCTGACAGGGGAGCGCGATCACCTCGCGGCCCGCCAGAAGGCCCTTGCCGCGGCGGCCCGGGCCGCAGGGGAGCGCACCAGGGAGATCGCCGTCCTCGAAGAGGGCGTAAGAGCCAGGGGAGAGCGGATCAAGGCCCTCAAGCAGGCCGTCGACGTAGAGGAGGAGAGGCTCGACGCCCTCGGGTCACCGGGCTATGACACTGAACGGCACCGGTTGGTGAAGGAGCGGTGCGCCGACCTTGAAGCGATGAAGGGGCGCTTTGACCGCCTCTCTGGCGAGTGCACCGCCCTGCCGGATAAGATCAGGGAGCGCGAAGGGCTGGTCCAGGATGCAGAGGCGGCCCGCGCCGGGATCGAGCGCGCCCTGGCCGAATGCGAGGCCCTCGGTTTTAACCCGGAAAGGATGAGCGCTCTTCAGGAGGAAGAGGTCGGGCTCGAGGAGACGTGGAAGGAGTACCTGGCGGCCGAGACGCGCCTTGCCGGGCGAGCGGCGATCGAGGAGGAGAGAGCCGCTGTACTCTCCCGCTTCGAGGAGCAGCGCCGTGCCATGCAGGCGTGCAGCACCGCGATGGAGGAGATCGGCCACGATGAAGAGCGGCACTCCCTCCTCAGGAAGGAGGCCGGGGCCGCCAGGGCGCGGCGTGATCGCCATGTCGAGGTGAAGATCGCCACCGGTCACCTGCCGGCACTGGAGGGGGAGCTGGCTGCGGTAAAGGGTGCGCTTTGTGAGGCAGAGGAGCGACTCCGGGAGACCGGGGCGCGGATCCTGGCCCTCGGCTTCGATCCCGCCGTCCTGCAGGCGGTGCAGGAGGAGACGAAGCGGGTCGGCGAGCGGTGCGCCGCGCTCCGGGAGGACCTTGCCGGGAAGCGGCGCGACCTCGCCCACCGTGAAGAGGTGCGGGTCGATCTCGCCGCCAGGCTGGAGCGGGCCCACAGCCTGAAGGGGCAGGCGGCCGCCCTGCAGACCGAGCGCGAGCACCTGAAGCTCGCCCGCTCTCTCATCTCCGAATATGCCGCCTACCTCCTCGGCGTGGTCAGGGGCCGCCTCGAAGGCGTCGTCGGCGAGGTGCTCGGCGAGATCACCGACGGCCGCTACGACACCGTCTTCATCGACGAGGACTTCACCCCCCTGATCAACGATATGGGCGCAGACTACCCGGCCGAACGCTTTTCAGGCGGCGAACAGGACGACATCGCCATCGCCCTGCGCATCGCCCTCTCCCGGTACCTGGCCGAGGTGCGCGGCGTCCAGGACGCCACCGTCCTCATCTTCGACGAGATCTTCGGGAGCCAGGACGAGGAGCGGCGGGCCAACCTGATACGGGCGCTGCGGACGCAGGAGGCCCATTTCCCGCAGATCTTCCTGATCTCCCATGTCGGCGAGGTGCAGGAGGAGTTCGAGACGACGCTGCGCGTCGAGGCCGGGCCTGGCCCTGAGAGCCATGTGGAGGCCTCAGAGTGA
- the pscS gene encoding O-phospho-L-seryl-tRNA:Cys-tRNA synthase → MKCTPDIDLRDVEEMNINIDPIQAAGRLTADAMKAVIAYGDGYSVCDNCRKPFRLDYIEKPPIATFHDDLAAFVGMDEARVVPGARRGFQAVAGTYVQKGDPVVLTALSHYTEFIAVENAGGVPHEIPKDENNIIRADAAAERIEEVTRASGRPPVLLFIDHVDYQFGNLHEVQEIARVAHGYDIPVLLNGAYTVGTMPVDGKALGVDFVVGSGHKSMAAPAPSGVLATTAERAEEVFRTTQIKGDLTGRTFGIKEVEMMGCTLMGVTLMGMMASFPHVRARVDRWDEELANGRIVLDALRSIEGTVVKSEMPRRHTLTRVDTSASFDLIAETHKKRGFFLSSALNKKGIVGVIPGATKVWKFNTYGISRAQAEYVAAAYIEIAEENGLSVVSP, encoded by the coding sequence ATGAAGTGCACGCCGGATATCGATCTCCGCGACGTCGAGGAGATGAACATCAATATCGATCCCATCCAGGCGGCCGGCCGCCTGACCGCCGACGCGATGAAGGCGGTGATCGCCTATGGCGATGGCTACTCGGTCTGCGACAACTGCCGGAAACCTTTCAGGCTCGACTATATCGAAAAACCGCCGATCGCAACCTTTCACGACGACCTCGCCGCCTTCGTCGGCATGGACGAGGCGCGGGTGGTCCCGGGGGCGCGCCGGGGGTTCCAGGCCGTCGCCGGCACCTATGTGCAGAAAGGCGACCCGGTGGTCCTCACCGCCCTCTCCCACTACACTGAGTTCATCGCCGTCGAGAACGCCGGCGGGGTCCCGCACGAGATCCCGAAGGACGAAAACAACATCATCAGGGCCGATGCGGCGGCCGAGCGGATCGAGGAGGTGACCCGCGCCTCTGGACGGCCGCCGGTCCTGCTCTTCATCGACCACGTCGACTACCAGTTCGGCAACCTCCACGAGGTGCAGGAGATCGCCCGGGTGGCGCACGGGTACGACATCCCGGTCCTCCTCAATGGTGCCTACACGGTCGGGACGATGCCGGTGGACGGCAAAGCCCTCGGCGTGGACTTCGTCGTCGGTTCAGGGCACAAGAGCATGGCGGCGCCCGCCCCTTCGGGCGTGCTGGCGACGACCGCCGAGCGGGCTGAGGAGGTCTTCAGGACAACGCAGATCAAGGGCGATCTCACCGGCCGGACCTTCGGGATCAAGGAGGTGGAGATGATGGGCTGCACCCTGATGGGCGTGACCCTCATGGGCATGATGGCCTCTTTCCCGCATGTGCGGGCGCGCGTGGACCGCTGGGACGAGGAGCTGGCGAACGGCCGGATCGTCCTCGACGCCCTGCGGTCGATCGAGGGCACGGTCGTGAAGTCCGAGATGCCCCGCCGCCACACCCTGACCCGCGTCGACACCTCGGCGTCGTTTGACCTGATCGCCGAGACGCACAAAAAACGCGGCTTTTTCCTCTCCTCGGCCCTGAACAAGAAGGGTATCGTCGGCGTGATCCCGGGAGCGACGAAGGTCTGGAAGTTCAACACCTACGGGATCTCCCGGGCGCAGGCAGAGTATGTTGCCGCTGCCTATATCGAGATTGCAGAGGAGAACGGGCTTTCGGTCGTCTCCCCGTGA
- a CDS encoding metallophosphoesterase family protein → MKFIHIADTHLGLAAFNKLDATGMNLRERLIYENFLAGIERIIQERPDAVVHAGDLFHTVKPKTRAYTTVLAALDLLQDAGVPLIVIAGNHSMAKTRYTESPFAVLEYHGAEVHAAYRYRYEAVEVGDATFHLIPNMLEAADYRREFDGIERRSGTANVLVTHGLASMLKEHRLHTVAEHEIDAAMISDEFDYIALGHYHGQVQIAGNAWYSGSIEHCTYGERKDRKGALVVDTATGRVEHLDLKKTPMLDLGTIACADLSAEEIADAVAGLVEGVREEQAMCELTLDGMRRESQRHLGRRALAGCAGRLLDLRLRVVAQEEERRRFAGDDLIGVDYVGEFGRFVQGKNLPKEAEEYVLKAGGEALRRAILVHAEGDDAPA, encoded by the coding sequence ATGAAATTCATCCATATCGCCGATACGCACCTGGGCCTTGCGGCCTTCAATAAACTGGACGCCACCGGGATGAACCTTCGGGAGCGGCTGATATATGAGAATTTTCTTGCGGGGATCGAGCGGATCATACAGGAGCGGCCCGACGCCGTCGTCCATGCCGGCGACCTCTTTCATACGGTCAAGCCGAAGACCCGCGCCTATACGACGGTGCTTGCGGCCCTCGATCTCCTGCAGGATGCCGGAGTGCCCCTCATCGTCATCGCCGGCAACCATTCGATGGCAAAGACCCGCTACACCGAGTCGCCGTTTGCAGTCCTGGAATACCACGGCGCGGAGGTCCATGCCGCATACCGCTACCGCTACGAGGCAGTCGAGGTCGGGGATGCGACCTTCCACCTCATCCCGAACATGCTGGAGGCGGCAGACTACCGGCGGGAGTTCGACGGGATCGAGCGCCGCTCAGGAACGGCGAACGTCCTGGTCACTCACGGCCTCGCCTCGATGCTGAAGGAGCACCGCCTCCACACCGTCGCCGAGCACGAGATCGACGCGGCGATGATCTCTGACGAGTTCGACTACATCGCCCTGGGCCATTACCACGGCCAGGTGCAGATCGCCGGGAACGCCTGGTACAGCGGCTCCATCGAACACTGCACCTACGGCGAGCGAAAGGACAGAAAGGGCGCCCTTGTCGTGGACACCGCCACCGGGCGCGTGGAGCACCTCGACCTGAAGAAGACGCCGATGCTCGATCTCGGGACGATCGCCTGCGCCGATCTCTCGGCCGAGGAGATCGCCGACGCCGTCGCCGGGCTGGTCGAGGGCGTCAGGGAGGAGCAGGCGATGTGCGAACTCACCCTGGACGGCATGCGGCGCGAGAGCCAGCGGCACCTGGGCCGCCGGGCGCTGGCCGGGTGCGCCGGCCGCCTCCTCGACCTGAGGCTGCGGGTGGTCGCCCAGGAGGAGGAACGCCGGCGGTTTGCCGGGGACGACCTGATCGGGGTCGATTATGTGGGCGAGTTCGGGCGGTTCGTGCAGGGGAAAAACCTCCCGAAAGAGGCCGAGGAGTATGTCCTGAAGGCGGGCGGGGAGGCGCTGAGACGGGCGATCCTGGTGCACGCGGAGGGCGACGATGCTCCTGCATAG